A genomic stretch from Vicingaceae bacterium includes:
- the queE gene encoding 7-carboxy-7-deazaguanine synthase, which produces MKKINELTTNVNAGEHLPVMEHFYTIQGEGFHSGKAAYFVRLGGCSVGCHWCDVKESWDASKHPTMDVESIVEQVVKTPAKILVITGGEPLEHPLDKLTLLAKQHKLQTHLETSGSSPLSGQWDWICLSPKKFKPPLDEVIKAANELKIVIYNHHDFKWAEHYANKVKNGTKLFLQPEWSVREKVMPLIVAYVLQNPQWQICLQIHKYLNIP; this is translated from the coding sequence ATGAAAAAAATTAATGAATTAACTACCAATGTAAATGCCGGTGAGCACTTACCGGTCATGGAACACTTTTATACCATTCAAGGCGAAGGGTTTCATTCCGGCAAAGCAGCTTATTTTGTCAGATTGGGCGGATGCTCCGTAGGATGTCATTGGTGTGATGTCAAAGAAAGTTGGGATGCATCAAAGCATCCTACTATGGATGTTGAAAGTATAGTAGAACAAGTTGTGAAAACTCCGGCAAAAATTTTGGTCATAACCGGCGGCGAACCTCTTGAACATCCATTAGATAAGCTTACGTTGTTGGCAAAACAACACAAGTTGCAAACTCACCTGGAAACATCCGGGTCATCGCCATTGAGCGGTCAGTGGGATTGGATCTGTTTGTCACCTAAAAAATTCAAACCACCGCTTGATGAAGTGATTAAGGCAGCCAATGAACTAAAAATTGTCATTTATAACCATCACGATTTTAAATGGGCCGAACATTATGCCAATAAGGTCAAAAACGGTACAAAATTGTTTTTACAACCGGAATGGTCGGTCCGCGAAAAAGTGATGCCATTGATAGTGGCATATGTTTTGCAAAATCCTCAATGGCAAATTTGTTTACAAATTCATAAATATTTAAATATTCCATGA
- the sucC gene encoding succinate--CoA ligase [ADP-forming] subunit beta codes for MNIHEYQAKDLLKKYGVGIQEGILAHTPEEAVEAAKKLSEQTGTNWWVVKAQVHAGGRGKGGGIKLAKSLDEVKELAGKIIGMTLVTPQTGPEGKLVRKVLIAQDVYYPGPSEPKEFYMSVLLNRTSGKNIIMYSTEGGMDIEEVAEKTPHLIFKEEIDPGTGLMPFQARKIAFNLGLSGEAFKQMTKFVQALYRAYIESDASLFEINPVLKTSDDKIIAVDAKVNLDENALFRHPDLAQLRDIQEEDPIEVEAGEAGLNYVKLDGNVGCMVNGAGLAMATMDMIKLSGGEPANFLDVGGTANAERVEKGFRIILKDPNVKAILVNIFGGIVRCDRVAQGIIDAYKKIGEIPVPIIVRLQGTNAEEAKKLIEQSGLKVHSVVELEEAAQKVQEVLQN; via the coding sequence ATGAACATACATGAATATCAAGCAAAAGATTTATTGAAAAAGTATGGTGTTGGGATTCAAGAGGGAATTTTGGCCCATACGCCTGAAGAAGCTGTTGAAGCTGCCAAAAAATTAAGCGAACAAACCGGTACAAACTGGTGGGTTGTCAAAGCTCAGGTGCATGCCGGTGGAAGAGGCAAGGGGGGAGGTATAAAATTGGCTAAATCGTTAGATGAAGTTAAAGAATTGGCCGGAAAAATCATAGGTATGACCTTGGTCACACCTCAAACCGGTCCTGAAGGCAAACTGGTAAGGAAAGTTTTAATTGCACAAGATGTATATTATCCCGGCCCATCCGAACCCAAAGAGTTTTATATGAGTGTTTTATTAAACCGCACTTCAGGAAAAAATATCATTATGTATTCTACCGAAGGAGGGATGGATATTGAAGAAGTTGCCGAAAAAACCCCTCATCTTATATTTAAAGAAGAAATTGATCCGGGTACAGGCCTCATGCCTTTTCAGGCAAGAAAAATTGCGTTTAACCTTGGTCTTAGTGGTGAAGCTTTCAAACAAATGACCAAATTTGTTCAAGCGCTTTATCGAGCATATATCGAATCTGATGCATCGCTTTTCGAAATCAACCCTGTGTTAAAAACATCCGACGATAAAATTATTGCTGTGGATGCAAAAGTCAACCTCGATGAAAATGCACTTTTCAGACACCCCGATCTTGCACAATTAAGAGATATTCAAGAAGAAGATCCCATTGAAGTTGAAGCCGGTGAAGCCGGATTGAATTATGTTAAACTTGATGGCAATGTGGGATGTATGGTAAATGGAGCCGGTCTTGCTATGGCTACCATGGATATGATCAAATTATCCGGTGGAGAACCTGCAAACTTTTTGGATGTGGGAGGGACAGCCAATGCCGAAAGAGTAGAAAAAGGATTTAGAATTATTTTGAAAGATCCCAATGTGAAAGCCATTTTGGTTAACATTTTTGGAGGTATTGTCAGATGCGACAGAGTGGCGCAGGGAATTATAGATGCTTACAAAAAAATTGGAGAAATTCCTGTTCCGATCATAGTTAGATTGCAAGGAACCAACGCAGAAGAAGCAAAAAAACTTATTGAACAATCCGGATTAAAAGTACATTCGGTTGTAGAACTGGAAGAAGCGGCTCAAAAAGTCCAAGAAGTTTTGCAAAACTGA
- a CDS encoding sulfatase, with the protein MSGYWSQWLSLNKRNFIRLFFLLTIFLYCRVVFMIFNPPVASVVEMLRIWLGGIRFDLSALMMVFGIYFLLVHMPVKKMWFIRFTLSLALIGIVFVLISNLLDVAWYEFTHKRTSKSSLSIIAANKNMGDQMMVYFKDYWAIIVLLIVSLYYFSKKLTGLELNWQKYDPVKSKVKLLNLLFWIPLSIIILRGGIQLKPISSANAAIYARPQLTVYVLNTPFVLLKSLFEPEIFLPGDVKNLDEAERFFHPISVFSNNQPRQKNIVFFILESFSKEYIGFFNKESKYTPFLDSLIRHSIVFDNFYANSLHSLDGVTTLLTGIPPWLDDSYVTSPFSVNKINSLVASARKNGYSSMFFHGAKNGSMSFDLLAQIVGFDNAYFMNEYPEKSHYDGTWGIYDHYFLDFMLDKITKQKEPFLCVFFSLSSHHPFKIPQELEKKFPEGQIPILKTIAYTDWSIRKFFEKYKQHPKFKNTLFVFTADHTSVAMHDIYETPTGIYSVPFFIYDPETDHFEKIDTLMQQSDVYPSLVDYMGWQDTLLAWGKSYRDSTIKQRFFMAYKNQTFLLYDGKYYFYQSKDSPVGLYQSNDIHLKHNLLDTREDLVKKYHSMASALIYSFNYRVLYNQMTPAK; encoded by the coding sequence ATGTCCGGGTATTGGAGTCAATGGTTAAGTTTGAATAAACGGAATTTTATTCGTTTGTTTTTTTTGTTGACCATTTTTCTTTATTGCCGTGTCGTTTTTATGATATTTAATCCTCCGGTTGCTTCTGTCGTTGAGATGCTTAGAATTTGGTTAGGTGGTATCAGGTTTGATTTATCTGCTTTGATGATGGTTTTTGGGATTTATTTTTTATTGGTTCACATGCCTGTCAAAAAAATGTGGTTTATCCGGTTTACATTATCTTTGGCTTTAATAGGTATAGTATTTGTATTGATAAGCAATTTGTTGGATGTGGCCTGGTATGAGTTTACCCACAAACGCACATCAAAAAGCTCTTTATCCATTATTGCGGCCAACAAAAATATGGGCGATCAAATGATGGTTTATTTCAAGGATTATTGGGCGATCATTGTATTGCTGATAGTTTCTCTATATTATTTCAGTAAAAAGTTGACCGGATTGGAATTAAATTGGCAAAAATATGATCCGGTTAAAAGTAAAGTAAAATTATTGAATTTATTATTTTGGATACCACTCAGCATCATTATTTTGAGAGGAGGCATACAACTGAAGCCGATATCCTCGGCAAATGCGGCCATATATGCAAGACCGCAATTGACGGTATATGTATTAAACACTCCGTTTGTTTTGTTGAAATCATTGTTTGAGCCCGAAATATTTTTACCCGGGGATGTGAAAAATTTAGACGAGGCCGAAAGATTTTTTCATCCCATATCAGTTTTTAGCAATAATCAACCCCGTCAGAAAAACATTGTTTTCTTTATATTGGAAAGCTTTTCCAAAGAATACATTGGTTTTTTCAACAAAGAATCCAAATATACGCCATTTCTCGATAGCTTGATCAGACACAGCATCGTATTTGACAATTTTTATGCCAACAGTTTGCATTCTCTTGACGGAGTGACGACTCTATTGACCGGCATTCCGCCATGGCTTGATGATTCATATGTTACTTCACCATTTTCTGTAAATAAAATTAATAGTTTGGTTGCGTCTGCACGTAAAAACGGATATAGCAGTATGTTTTTTCATGGTGCAAAAAACGGTAGTATGAGCTTTGATTTGCTCGCTCAAATTGTTGGATTTGATAATGCTTATTTTATGAATGAATACCCTGAAAAATCACATTACGACGGCACCTGGGGTATATATGACCATTATTTCTTGGATTTTATGCTGGATAAAATAACGAAACAAAAAGAACCTTTTCTTTGTGTATTTTTCAGTTTGTCATCGCATCATCCTTTTAAGATTCCTCAAGAATTAGAAAAAAAATTTCCCGAAGGACAAATCCCTATTTTGAAAACAATTGCATATACCGATTGGTCGATTCGGAAATTTTTTGAAAAATACAAACAACATCCAAAGTTTAAAAACACTTTATTTGTGTTTACGGCCGATCATACTTCGGTAGCCATGCACGATATATATGAAACACCCACCGGAATCTATTCTGTGCCATTTTTTATTTATGATCCTGAAACAGATCACTTTGAAAAGATTGATACCTTAATGCAACAATCCGATGTTTATCCTTCATTGGTCGATTATATGGGTTGGCAAGATACATTGCTTGCTTGGGGGAAAAGTTATCGTGATTCTACGATAAAACAACGTTTTTTTATGGCATATAAAAATCAAACATTTTTGTTGTATGATGGAAAATATTATTTTTACCAATCAAAAGACAGTCCTGTGGGGCTTTATCAATCAAACGACATACATTTGAAACACAATCTATTAGATACTCGTGAAGATTTGGTAAAAAAATACCATTCAATGGCAAGTGCATTGATTTATTCATTCAATTACCGGGTTTTATACAATCAAATGACTCCTGCTAAGTGA